Proteins from one Nitrospirae bacterium YQR-1 genomic window:
- a CDS encoding ABC transporter ATP-binding protein, protein MTNNVIEVKNLVTYYGDRLIIKDATVDIPRGMTTVIVGGSGSGKTTVLRHLIGLLKPHSGEILVNGTDIAKLNEERLNEQRKKMGVLFQGSALLNSLTLAENVALPLVEHTKLKESVVGIIVRMKLDLVGLSGFDDFFPSQLSGGMKKRAGIARAMAMDPEILFFDEPSAGLDPVTAAGLDELINKLNKVFKMTVVVVTHELPSIFKIADYVIMLDKGEIIFTGSIEDFKESKNPKVQAFLKRTPEVETQSQGDYFKIIAGG, encoded by the coding sequence TTGACAAACAATGTTATAGAAGTTAAAAACCTTGTAACCTATTACGGGGACAGGTTAATAATCAAAGACGCCACGGTTGACATTCCACGCGGGATGACAACGGTAATTGTCGGTGGAAGCGGCTCAGGGAAGACAACAGTGTTAAGGCACCTGATAGGTCTGCTCAAACCCCACAGCGGTGAAATTCTCGTAAACGGCACTGACATAGCCAAACTGAATGAGGAGCGGTTAAATGAACAACGCAAGAAAATGGGCGTGTTGTTTCAGGGTTCAGCACTTTTAAACTCCCTGACACTTGCAGAAAACGTGGCGCTCCCGCTTGTTGAGCATACAAAACTGAAGGAATCGGTTGTCGGCATAATAGTCAGAATGAAGCTGGATTTGGTGGGGCTTTCCGGGTTTGATGATTTCTTTCCGTCTCAGCTTTCAGGGGGCATGAAAAAACGAGCGGGGATAGCCAGGGCTATGGCAATGGATCCGGAAATCCTGTTCTTTGACGAACCCTCCGCCGGTCTCGACCCTGTTACCGCTGCAGGCCTTGATGAGCTTATTAATAAACTCAACAAGGTGTTTAAAATGACGGTTGTTGTCGTTACCCATGAGTTACCCAGTATTTTTAAAATTGCAGATTACGTGATTATGCTCGACAAGGGTGAGATTATTTTCACAGGCTCTATTGAGGACTTCAAAGAGTCGAAAAATCCAAAAGTTCAGGC
- a CDS encoding addiction module toxin, HicA family: MKRTEFIRGLLDAGCIFLKHGARHDLYINPVAGKKQPIPRHNEIDDILAKHIKKKLGIS; encoded by the coding sequence ATGAAACGAACGGAATTTATCCGGGGGCTCTTAGATGCAGGATGTATTTTTCTTAAACATGGAGCAAGGCACGATTTATATATTAACCCTGTCGCAGGAAAAAAACAACCGATCCCAAGGCATAATGAAATTGATGACATATTAGCAAAACATATTAAGAAAAAGTTGGGAATTTCATAA
- a CDS encoding type II toxin-antitoxin system HicB family antitoxin, which translates to MVHKMTMIYWKKDKFWLGKILEYPDIMTQGETIGELEENIKDAYRLMVLEDVPCDFKMKEIAV; encoded by the coding sequence ATGGTTCATAAAATGACTATGATTTATTGGAAAAAAGACAAATTTTGGTTAGGTAAGATTTTGGAGTATCCCGATATAATGACACAAGGTGAGACTATCGGGGAGTTGGAAGAAAATATAAAAGATGCATATCGCTTGATGGTATTAGAGGACGTTCCCTGTGATTTTAAAATGAAAGAAATTGCGGTATGA
- a CDS encoding ABC transporter substrate-binding protein, which yields MNTYKRLIIISAITLLVIFIAVKSPILDRRSTAPLQSSDLSNHPIYSKYKFEVNENIINIGVQPLYSPTGVITEALKRDTILRQSLSRLGLEMRFYSFLKGSDVNYFMKNGSLSVGISGDMPTIILASSFDVVIPSLIQMGYTAVIAKQPVLIKELKGKKIGYAYGSNAHYALLAALAQEGLSEKDVTLIPLESLEMPAALKNNKIFAFSAWEPVTTLSTRENTETFAIHKMLTTGYISFRKSLYEKQAEAVYHILAAEVRAIRWLLRSRENRIRAASWVIQSVNNLYTTQPLNLTEELIDELSLKELSNITSAPIIPEKITSEGGPMYNEFIFLKKIGLLPYDTDWNKAYNSFTNVALIKVLDKAEAYRLNEFQYSQQDKANE from the coding sequence ATGAACACGTATAAGAGACTTATAATAATATCAGCAATTACCTTGCTTGTTATTTTTATTGCTGTTAAATCTCCGATTTTAGACAGACGCTCAACTGCGCCCCTACAAAGCAGTGATTTATCCAATCATCCGATATACTCCAAATATAAATTTGAAGTAAATGAAAACATTATTAATATAGGGGTGCAGCCTCTATACTCTCCCACAGGGGTCATAACAGAGGCGCTTAAGCGGGATACAATTCTTCGGCAATCTCTAAGCAGATTAGGACTTGAAATGAGATTTTATTCATTTTTGAAGGGCTCCGACGTCAACTATTTTATGAAAAACGGCAGCTTAAGTGTAGGTATCAGCGGAGATATGCCAACAATTATTCTTGCATCAAGTTTCGATGTGGTTATTCCCTCATTGATTCAAATGGGATATACAGCCGTTATAGCAAAACAACCGGTTTTAATTAAAGAACTAAAGGGCAAAAAAATAGGCTATGCATATGGCTCAAACGCTCATTACGCCTTATTGGCGGCTTTGGCTCAGGAGGGGCTTAGTGAAAAGGACGTAACTCTTATTCCTTTGGAATCACTTGAAATGCCGGCGGCACTAAAAAATAATAAGATATTTGCCTTCTCAGCCTGGGAACCTGTTACCACTTTATCTACAAGAGAAAATACTGAGACCTTTGCAATTCATAAAATGCTGACAACCGGGTACATATCTTTCCGGAAATCTTTATACGAAAAACAAGCGGAGGCGGTGTATCACATATTAGCGGCTGAAGTTCGTGCAATCCGATGGCTTTTACGCAGTAGGGAAAACCGCATCAGAGCCGCCTCATGGGTTATTCAATCGGTAAATAACCTCTACACTACGCAGCCGCTTAATTTAACTGAAGAATTGATAGATGAATTAAGCCTCAAGGAATTGTCAAATATTACATCGGCTCCAATTATACCGGAAAAAATAACAAGCGAGGGGGGCCCTATGTATAATGAGTTTATATTTCTAAAGAAAATCGGCTTGCTTCCTTATGATACCGACTGGAATAAAGCATATAACAGTTTTACAAATGTTGCTCTTATTAAAGTCCTTGATAAGGCTGAGGCGTATAGATTAAATGAATTTCAATATTCACAACAGGATAAAGCAAATGAATAA
- a CDS encoding ATP-binding protein, which translates to MNFNIHNRIKQMNNSGAMKFRDLNLRCKMLLYFGTLFILIFVIIEVFNIYGIPFTDINGMYYQRQHEFLNTLNIEADVKKSYLIRFIDELKDDVSALSGNESVRADIAVIKQLLPKANLKTDELSSLLKNNNNFKSLLNELNEISEIHRLYKSIQIAEATGLLMVSTDLSEVGVNINQESWFRDVSKCHHIYHFFVIKEAETGRLLIKYVYGLTIEKEAYLLIMNMYMDDLIKPILNADVDSTYINDIELAGQDFTYIARTNNVIFHEPARIKSKILDIVFNGHEGGIVTTDYRGMDVFAAYRYLIITPELSWAMVIKHDYDEVTLPIRRYLKRRILFLSFSLVVILSIIVIITKSISRPLEAITNVAVAVGDGNYDIKFPDVTGGEINTLLKTFKTMIAKVSEKANELIEMNAGLEKKVDEEIKLRYQKEQMLVQQSKLASMGEMIAMIAHQWKQPLNAISLTVQDLQDAHEFGELNKESMALSTEAVKQQISFMAKTVDDFRTFLMPSKTPLRFNIKKAIDDIIGMFGTLYKKKSNIDIIVEAAVVGANLTITGYPNEFKQVVLNLINNARDAIVSRAESFGQVMEFKGIIKILLSESDDIICVIISDNGGGIPADIMDKVYDPYFSSKSPDAGTGLGLYMSKTIIEHNMGGRLTARNIDNGAEFTIILRRV; encoded by the coding sequence ATGAATTTCAATATTCACAACAGGATAAAGCAAATGAATAATTCCGGCGCTATGAAATTCAGAGATTTGAATCTGCGCTGTAAGATGCTGTTATATTTCGGCACATTGTTTATTTTAATCTTTGTAATCATAGAAGTATTTAATATTTATGGAATCCCCTTTACAGACATAAATGGAATGTACTATCAACGTCAGCATGAGTTTTTAAACACACTAAACATTGAGGCTGACGTAAAAAAATCATATTTAATAAGATTTATAGACGAACTGAAAGATGATGTTTCAGCTTTGTCAGGAAATGAATCTGTAAGAGCAGACATTGCGGTAATTAAACAATTATTGCCAAAAGCTAACTTGAAAACTGATGAACTATCGTCTTTACTAAAGAATAACAATAATTTTAAATCTTTACTTAATGAATTAAATGAAATCAGTGAAATTCACAGACTTTATAAATCAATACAAATAGCAGAAGCAACAGGGCTTTTAATGGTATCCACTGATTTAAGTGAGGTCGGCGTTAATATTAATCAGGAAAGCTGGTTTAGAGATGTTTCTAAGTGTCACCACATCTACCATTTTTTTGTTATAAAAGAAGCTGAAACCGGTAGGTTACTTATAAAATATGTTTATGGGCTGACAATAGAAAAAGAGGCTTATCTTTTGATAATGAATATGTACATGGATGACCTTATTAAGCCTATATTGAATGCCGATGTAGATTCAACTTATATTAATGACATAGAGTTGGCAGGTCAGGATTTTACGTATATTGCACGTACTAATAATGTAATTTTCCATGAGCCGGCCAGAATAAAGTCAAAAATATTAGACATTGTCTTTAACGGACATGAGGGCGGCATTGTAACGACAGATTACAGAGGGATGGATGTTTTTGCCGCATACAGATATCTGATTATTACGCCGGAGCTTAGTTGGGCGATGGTGATTAAACACGACTATGACGAGGTCACTCTCCCCATACGGAGATATTTAAAGAGGCGCATTCTTTTTCTTTCCTTTAGTCTTGTCGTTATTTTATCAATAATAGTGATAATTACAAAAAGTATCTCGAGACCTCTTGAAGCAATTACCAATGTGGCAGTTGCGGTTGGAGATGGTAACTATGATATTAAATTTCCCGATGTAACCGGTGGTGAAATAAATACGCTTCTTAAAACATTTAAGACCATGATTGCAAAAGTCAGTGAGAAGGCTAATGAGCTGATAGAAATGAATGCAGGCCTGGAAAAAAAGGTTGATGAGGAAATAAAACTCAGATACCAAAAAGAGCAAATGCTTGTTCAACAGTCAAAGCTGGCCTCAATGGGTGAAATGATAGCAATGATAGCACACCAATGGAAACAGCCCTTAAATGCCATATCTCTTACAGTGCAGGATTTGCAAGATGCCCATGAGTTTGGTGAACTCAACAAGGAATCAATGGCCTTATCCACCGAGGCGGTAAAGCAGCAGATTTCGTTTATGGCGAAAACTGTAGATGATTTTCGCACCTTTTTAATGCCCTCAAAAACACCGCTACGTTTCAATATAAAGAAAGCGATAGATGATATCATAGGCATGTTTGGAACATTATATAAAAAGAAGAGTAATATAGACATTATTGTTGAGGCCGCAGTGGTGGGAGCTAATCTGACAATAACCGGCTACCCCAACGAGTTTAAGCAGGTGGTACTGAATTTAATCAATAACGCAAGGGATGCAATAGTAAGTAGGGCTGAGTCATTTGGACAGGTAATGGAGTTTAAGGGAATCATAAAGATATTGCTCTCGGAGAGTGACGATATCATATGTGTTATAATAAGTGACAACGGCGGCGGCATACCTGCCGATATTATGGATAAGGTTTATGACCCATATTTTTCATCGAAATCACCGGATGCGGGCACAGGATTGGGGCTTTATATGTCTAAGACAATAATTGAGCACAACATGGGCGGCAGGTTAACTGCAAGGAATATTGACAATGGTGCGGAATTTACTATAATATTGAGAAGAGTTTAA
- a CDS encoding PAS domain S-box protein: MEKEMKAIFEQAPIGIAVIESATGRFVSINPAYCNIVGYTEKEMLSKTFQDITHPDDIQPDTYNMKRLISGEISMFTMEKRYKTKDNYVVWVNLKCVPLWMSGEKPVYHLAMVEDITKQKVLLDERERFFNESPNLICIASADGYFTQVNLMFEKVLGYTKEEIYAKPFVEFIHPDDRQATVLEVEKQLNGLITETFDNRYICKDGSYKILSWLAGPVLENGRIYAIARDVTEQRKLEEELYLQGEIIANIEEGATIINVSDGTIVYANPKFNAMFGYNENELTGRNVSLINAPTEVSPEDKAKQIMSILNETGYWKGEILNIKKDGTLFWCHATVSTFQHKRYGTVWITIHQDITKRKELEKKLLEEKKFSESVINTLPGLFYLFDNTGKFILWNKNLETVSGYCYEEIAKMTPLDFFTGQDRDTINTAIAAVFKTGIAFVDAGLHTKDGRDIPYCFTGLLIKIDGKNCLTGVGTDITERKAMETQLRQLTLDLEKRVDEEVEKNRAKDQLMYEHSRHIAMGELLVNIAHHWRQPLTTIGLLVQDIGDSWRYNELNEEYLNKNIESVMSALTALSKTIDNFRNYYTNDPQKKELNITEAIDNTLSLLEGYFIQKGFVIDKQFDSELTVDLFPNEFAQVILNILTNIRDVFEQKQITDGIVRIRAFVESVTKKIVITIADNGGGVPEDIISRIFDPYFTTKDKDGGTGLGLYIAKVITEKNMKGTLSVRNSGRWCEFRIEI, translated from the coding sequence ATGGAAAAAGAAATGAAAGCAATTTTTGAACAAGCTCCCATCGGGATTGCCGTCATAGAGTCTGCAACAGGGCGGTTTGTCTCAATTAATCCGGCGTATTGTAACATTGTCGGATACACTGAAAAGGAAATGCTAAGTAAAACATTTCAGGATATTACCCACCCCGACGATATTCAACCGGACACTTACAACATGAAGCGTTTGATAAGCGGTGAGATTAGCATGTTTACCATGGAAAAACGCTACAAAACCAAAGATAACTATGTTGTGTGGGTTAATCTTAAATGTGTTCCCTTATGGATGAGCGGAGAGAAACCCGTTTATCATCTTGCAATGGTGGAGGATATAACAAAACAAAAGGTACTGCTTGATGAAAGGGAGAGATTCTTTAACGAATCTCCCAACCTGATTTGTATTGCCTCAGCAGACGGATACTTTACACAGGTCAATTTAATGTTTGAGAAGGTACTGGGTTATACCAAAGAGGAGATTTACGCAAAACCGTTTGTTGAATTCATTCATCCCGATGACCGACAGGCTACCGTTTTAGAAGTGGAAAAACAGCTTAATGGTTTAATTACTGAAACTTTTGATAACCGTTATATCTGCAAAGACGGCTCATATAAAATACTGTCGTGGCTGGCAGGTCCGGTGCTTGAAAACGGCAGGATTTATGCCATTGCACGTGACGTCACAGAGCAGCGAAAGTTGGAAGAGGAGCTCTACCTGCAAGGTGAAATAATTGCAAACATTGAGGAGGGAGCTACTATCATAAATGTCTCAGACGGCACAATTGTCTATGCCAACCCCAAATTCAACGCCATGTTTGGTTATAATGAAAACGAGCTTACAGGCAGAAACGTTTCTTTAATTAATGCCCCCACCGAAGTCTCACCTGAGGATAAAGCGAAACAAATAATGTCAATATTAAATGAGACCGGATATTGGAAAGGTGAAATTCTGAATATAAAAAAGGATGGCACTTTGTTTTGGTGCCATGCTACAGTGTCAACATTTCAACATAAGAGATATGGGACAGTCTGGATCACAATTCATCAGGATATAACAAAGAGGAAAGAGCTTGAAAAAAAGCTGTTGGAGGAGAAGAAGTTTTCAGAATCAGTGATTAACACGCTGCCGGGACTGTTCTATCTTTTTGACAACACCGGCAAGTTTATACTGTGGAATAAAAACTTAGAGACGGTTTCAGGCTATTGCTACGAGGAAATTGCAAAAATGACACCCCTTGATTTTTTCACAGGGCAGGACAGAGATACTATTAACACAGCGATTGCTGCTGTGTTTAAAACCGGCATTGCCTTTGTTGATGCCGGTCTGCATACAAAAGATGGACGGGATATCCCTTATTGTTTTACAGGATTGCTAATTAAAATTGATGGTAAGAATTGCTTGACAGGCGTGGGAACGGATATCACGGAACGTAAAGCAATGGAGACACAATTAAGACAACTTACACTTGATCTCGAAAAAAGGGTAGATGAAGAGGTTGAAAAAAACAGAGCAAAAGATCAACTAATGTATGAACATTCCCGGCATATAGCAATGGGCGAGCTGCTGGTTAATATTGCTCATCACTGGAGACAACCTCTCACAACTATTGGCCTTTTAGTTCAGGACATAGGGGATAGCTGGCGGTATAATGAATTGAATGAGGAATATTTAAATAAAAATATAGAATCTGTTATGTCTGCGCTGACAGCGTTATCAAAAACAATTGACAATTTCAGAAACTACTACACAAATGATCCACAGAAAAAGGAACTTAATATAACAGAGGCGATAGACAACACACTATCACTGCTTGAGGGTTATTTTATACAAAAAGGATTTGTGATAGATAAGCAATTTGATAGTGAATTAACAGTTGACCTTTTCCCAAATGAATTTGCTCAAGTCATACTAAATATACTAACAAATATCAGAGATGTATTTGAGCAGAAGCAAATCACAGACGGCATCGTCAGAATAAGGGCATTTGTCGAATCGGTAACTAAGAAAATAGTAATAACTATCGCCGACAACGGAGGCGGTGTGCCTGAAGATATCATTAGTAGAATCTTTGACCCTTACTTCACAACCAAAGATAAGGACGGAGGCACCGGGCTCGGCTTATACATCGCAAAAGTTATCACGGAGAAAAATATGAAAGGCACTCTTTCTGTAAGAAACTCCGGTAGATGGTGTGAGTTCAGAATTGAGATTTAA
- a CDS encoding response regulator encodes MARLLVIDDEVIIRERLKKLLLLDNYEVYSAENGIEGLKMVEAQNPDIIIADIKMPKINGIDVLKEVKAKNSMVEVIMITGHGGVETAIEAMKEGAFGYIQKPVEYDELHIEIEKALEKQQMKLKIDSYVKELEYRVNEWEITFNCVSDMLSIHDKDYNIIKCNRAFTETFKINPEIPCNKPCYEIFDCLENDLVHCLNVKTRDSKDACLKEVYHEELNEYFEVTASPIFERNGDFKGSIHIFKNITHRKLYEEKIKASLQEKILLLREIHHRVKNNMEIISSLIELQIEDSDDAKLIDMYNEMKNRIKSMSLIHKMLYQSDNLSEVNFNDYTRNLVSDLVNSYCIDPSMIIVNIDIEEILINLDTAMPCCLIINELVTNSMKHAFTETKSGTLEISMKSIGEKMYELVVKDNGKGIPEGFDINQSSSLGLKLIRTLAEYQLGGKLEINVKAGTEFKLRFKELQYKKRI; translated from the coding sequence ATGGCGAGGTTACTGGTTATAGACGATGAGGTAATAATACGGGAAAGACTAAAGAAGCTTCTATTGCTGGATAACTATGAGGTTTATTCAGCGGAAAACGGCATTGAAGGCCTCAAAATGGTTGAAGCTCAAAATCCTGATATCATAATAGCCGATATTAAAATGCCAAAGATAAATGGTATAGATGTTTTAAAAGAGGTAAAGGCTAAAAACAGTATGGTCGAGGTAATTATGATAACCGGCCACGGTGGTGTCGAAACTGCCATAGAAGCGATGAAGGAAGGCGCCTTTGGCTATATACAAAAACCTGTGGAATATGATGAGCTGCATATTGAGATTGAAAAAGCACTGGAAAAGCAGCAAATGAAATTAAAGATAGATTCTTATGTCAAAGAATTGGAATACAGAGTCAATGAATGGGAAATCACTTTTAACTGTGTCAGTGATATGCTTTCCATACATGACAAAGACTATAATATCATTAAGTGTAACAGGGCATTTACAGAGACTTTCAAAATTAACCCTGAAATTCCCTGCAACAAACCATGTTATGAGATTTTTGACTGCCTGGAAAATGATCTGGTACATTGTCTTAACGTAAAAACCCGTGACAGCAAAGACGCTTGCTTGAAAGAGGTGTATCATGAGGAACTAAATGAGTATTTTGAGGTAACTGCATCACCTATTTTTGAAAGGAACGGAGACTTTAAAGGCTCCATTCATATCTTTAAGAATATAACCCACAGGAAACTCTACGAGGAGAAGATAAAGGCCTCACTTCAGGAAAAAATCCTCTTACTACGTGAGATACACCACCGGGTTAAGAATAATATGGAAATAATCTCAAGCCTGATAGAGCTTCAAATTGAGGACTCTGATGATGCAAAACTCATTGATATGTACAATGAGATGAAAAACAGGATAAAATCCATGTCTCTCATACATAAGATGTTGTATCAAAGTGATAATCTCTCAGAAGTTAATTTTAACGATTACACTAGAAACCTCGTCTCTGACCTTGTTAACTCATACTGCATTGACCCCTCAATGATAATTGTTAATATTGACATTGAGGAGATACTGATAAATCTTGATACCGCCATGCCATGCTGTTTGATTATTAATGAACTTGTGACAAATTCCATGAAACATGCCTTCACTGAGACAAAATCCGGCACTTTAGAGATTTCTATGAAAAGCATCGGCGAAAAAATGTACGAATTAGTTGTCAAAGATAACGGAAAGGGGATACCGGAAGGTTTTGATATAAACCAATCGTCTTCTCTGGGGTTAAAATTAATCAGAACATTGGCGGAATATCAACTTGGCGGCAAACTGGAAATAAATGTAAAAGCCGGCACAGAGTTTAAGCTCCGGTTTAAGGAACTTCAATATAAGAAGAGAATCTGA
- a CDS encoding response regulator, with product MENAKILIVEDEGIIAMNLKRKLEKLGFIVTSVVPSSGEAIIKAEADKPDIILMDIVIQGDMDGIDTAAEITKRFEIPIIFMTAYADEKLLERAKITEPYGYIIKPSNDKEIHVTLKMALYKHKMEKWRKSAEYKDMLLKEIHHRVKNNFQIITSLLSLQSESMTDEKLRNIFIDSYNRIRTMSMIHTKLYQSSDLSTFDFAEYAAELCSELVNSYEIHSNPPLIKLDVNIKKVDLSIAIPCGLIINEIVSNSMKYAFSGGKQGTIFVGFNEDDRGNYILIVGDNGIGIPKDFDLSKAKSLGMQLVHDLMKRKLRGTIEIETENGTTYKMVFKKAATERN from the coding sequence ATGGAAAACGCTAAAATACTGATAGTAGAGGATGAGGGCATAATAGCAATGAATCTAAAGCGCAAACTGGAAAAGCTTGGGTTTATTGTCACCTCCGTTGTACCGTCCTCTGGGGAAGCAATAATAAAGGCAGAGGCGGATAAACCTGATATAATACTGATGGACATCGTAATACAAGGCGATATGGACGGAATTGATACCGCCGCTGAGATAACTAAACGATTTGAAATTCCAATTATATTTATGACGGCCTACGCTGACGAAAAGTTGTTGGAAAGAGCAAAGATAACGGAACCTTATGGATACATCATCAAACCTTCCAATGACAAAGAGATACATGTAACCTTGAAAATGGCTCTTTATAAGCATAAAATGGAAAAATGGCGCAAATCGGCTGAATATAAAGATATGCTGTTGAAGGAAATCCACCACAGGGTTAAGAACAATTTTCAAATTATTACCAGTCTCCTCAGCCTTCAATCTGAAAGTATGACAGATGAAAAGCTCCGCAATATCTTTATTGACAGCTATAACCGCATCAGGACAATGTCAATGATTCATACAAAACTATACCAATCTTCAGACCTGTCAACTTTTGATTTTGCTGAATATGCTGCAGAACTTTGCTCTGAGCTTGTTAATTCCTATGAAATTCATTCAAACCCTCCGCTTATAAAGCTGGATGTCAACATTAAAAAAGTTGACCTCAGTATTGCAATCCCCTGCGGGCTTATAATTAACGAAATAGTTTCAAACTCTATGAAATATGCTTTTAGCGGCGGCAAACAGGGTACTATATTTGTTGGTTTTAATGAGGATGACAGAGGTAACTATATTCTAATTGTTGGTGACAACGGTATCGGTATTCCTAAAGATTTTGATTTAAGCAAGGCAAAGTCGCTTGGAATGCAGTTAGTGCATGACCTGATGAAGAGAAAACTCAGGGGCACCATTGAAATTGAAACAGAAAACGGTACTACGTATAAGATGGTTTTTAAAAAGGCCGCAACTGAGCGTAATTAG
- a CDS encoding ATP-binding protein: MLIKDKENDNGFLERISLTVKIAAVTIIIGIALSTVLDHFHRRALKELLNTQLFEKLEIQHRQDRKNFDEHFYSYNRSVKALANFHSLISYIKQPRWSDEIPLKVYYREIPPWLPKVSVLKYYPEIEYAMLFDSNREIREAYTEYSDPVPASLLSLSNYVIEASSGHSYMTYLDGVNYVIASKDIEDENRKGTGTLVIVHRVNDGFLKDSVGFDDKNNIVALFSENENSIIATNTPEKIPLGKSLNDLSVEYMFTGKSFLDYGESENRYSFVSLLSKNTFAGLSVNILSRSLRYNIITAFTLIVSFIIIMIYMMRHIKRLDGFIAGVSKHQLGIELPELIRGDQIRALERRFHRLFDKIVESKDLLEKKAVDLENLNNELKEATAQLVQTAKLSALGELTAGVAHELNQPLNGIKIICQSIIKDIQKGRHNAEELSSDLADIVQQVDKMAAIIDHMRIFTRRSDDMVTELLNINAIIEGSFKLLGQQLRSNNIIIKTNFVPNLPQIKGDQIRLEQVIINLVSNAKNALKSSGKAEKLLEISTYQADSFRLSSGTSAVVIDVVDNGSGIPSEIKDKIFQPFFTTNEPGKGTGLGLSVSKKIIEEHGGLLSAESEAGSGTTFKIVLPAVELQT, from the coding sequence ATGCTTATAAAAGATAAAGAAAATGACAATGGGTTCTTGGAAAGAATTTCACTCACTGTAAAGATTGCCGCCGTTACGATAATCATAGGAATCGCTCTTAGCACCGTGTTGGATCATTTTCACAGGAGGGCGTTAAAGGAGTTATTAAATACACAACTGTTTGAAAAATTAGAGATTCAACATCGGCAGGACAGAAAGAACTTTGATGAACATTTTTATAGTTATAACCGTAGTGTTAAGGCATTGGCCAACTTCCATTCCTTAATCAGTTATATTAAACAACCCCGGTGGAGCGATGAAATACCGCTTAAAGTGTATTACAGGGAAATTCCGCCATGGCTTCCCAAAGTGTCTGTTCTAAAATATTATCCGGAAATTGAGTATGCCATGCTCTTTGACAGCAACAGAGAGATAAGAGAGGCATATACGGAATATTCAGACCCTGTCCCGGCCTCTCTGCTTTCTTTGAGTAATTATGTGATAGAGGCCTCAAGCGGTCATTCCTATATGACATATCTGGATGGCGTCAATTATGTCATTGCCTCAAAAGACATAGAGGATGAAAACAGAAAAGGAACCGGCACACTCGTAATTGTTCACAGGGTAAATGACGGCTTTTTGAAAGATTCCGTCGGTTTTGATGATAAAAACAACATTGTAGCTTTATTTAGCGAAAATGAAAACAGCATCATAGCCACTAATACGCCGGAGAAAATACCCCTTGGTAAGAGCCTCAATGATCTAAGTGTGGAGTATATGTTTACCGGAAAGTCCTTCTTAGATTATGGTGAGAGCGAAAACAGGTATTCGTTTGTCTCGTTGTTATCAAAAAACACATTTGCAGGGCTCAGTGTAAATATACTCTCCCGCAGCCTCAGATATAATATAATTACAGCGTTCACTCTCATTGTGTCATTTATTATTATAATGATCTACATGATGAGGCACATAAAGAGGCTGGACGGTTTTATAGCAGGTGTTTCAAAACATCAGTTAGGGATAGAACTTCCGGAATTAATCAGGGGTGATCAGATACGTGCTTTGGAGCGCAGATTTCACCGTCTTTTTGACAAAATAGTGGAATCAAAAGATTTACTGGAGAAAAAGGCGGTGGATTTGGAAAACCTCAATAATGAATTAAAGGAGGCTACAGCGCAGCTTGTCCAAACTGCAAAGCTCTCGGCATTAGGAGAGCTTACCGCAGGTGTTGCCCATGAACTTAACCAGCCGTTAAACGGCATAAAAATAATATGTCAGTCAATCATCAAAGATATACAAAAGGGCAGGCATAATGCTGAGGAGCTTAGTTCCGATCTTGCCGACATAGTACAGCAGGTTGACAAAATGGCTGCTATCATTGACCATATGCGGATATTTACGAGACGCTCTGATGACATGGTAACAGAGCTGTTAAATATTAATGCGATAATAGAGGGGTCTTTTAAACTCTTAGGGCAACAGTTGAGGTCTAATAATATAATAATAAAGACAAACTTTGTACCAAACCTGCCGCAAATAAAAGGCGACCAAATAAGGCTTGAGCAGGTTATAATTAACTTAGTTTCTAATGCAAAAAATGCACTGAAGAGCAGCGGTAAAGCGGAAAAATTACTTGAAATCAGTACATACCAGGCTGATAGTTTCAGGCTGTCCTCAGGTACAAGCGCTGTTGTTATAGATGTTGTGGATAACGGGTCAGGAATTCCTTCAGAAATTAAAGACAAAATATTCCAACCGTTTTTCACTACCAACGAGCCTGGAAAGGGTACAGGATTAGGCTTGTCAGTGTCAAAAAAAATAATAGAAGAACACGGCGGGTTGTTGTCGGCAGAGAGTGAGGCCGGCAGCGGAACAACATTTAAAATAGTGCTGCCTGCTGTGGAATTACAAACTTAA